In Nitrospiraceae bacterium, the genomic window GACAACGGTCGTGGCATTCCGGTGGATAAACATCCCAAACACAAAAAGTCGGCATTAGAAATTATTATGACAACCTTACATGCCGGAGGTAAGTTTGATACCGGAAGTTACATCCATTCCGGCGGATTGCATGGAGTCGGAGCCTCGGTGGTGAATGCCCTGTCCCGTCACCTCGAAGTTCAGGTGAAACGTGACGGCAAGGAGTGGGAACAGACCTATCAGGCCGGAGTACCTCAAGGCCCGGTCAAAGCCCTGGGCAATGCACGGGGGACCGGAACTTCGGTCTATTTTCGTCCCGATCCCAAAATATTCGGCAAAACCATTCAATTCGATCCCGCTGTGTTACAGGATACGCTTGATGCGAAGGCCTATCTGCATAAGGGGCTCAAGCTGACTTTCAAAGATGGGACCACCGGAGAAACCCACCTGTTTCATCACGAGCAGGGCATCCAGGAATACTTGCGCAAATTAGTGGCGGATCGCGGTCGAAAAACGACCGCCGATTTCGTTTTCTACCTGGAACGGCAATTTAAAAATGGCCCATCAGGCGCTGAAGGAGGCGCACAGGCACTGAAGATGGAAGTCGCCTTGCAATGGACCGATGAACCCGCCGAATTCGTCAAAAGTTATGTCAATGGGGTGGCCACTCCGAACGGGGGCACGCATGAAATGGGGTTACGCGGCGGCATCGTAAAAGCGGCACGCAATTACATCGACACCCACAATCTCACACCCAAAGGCCTCTCCCTTCAAGCCGAAGATATTCGCGAGGGCATGGCGGCCGTACTGAGCGTCCTCGTCCTCCATCCGCAATTTCAGGGTCAAACGAAGGAGCGGCTCAATAATCCGGAAGTGCAGGCGCAAGTGGATAGTCTGGTCCGGCCGGCCCTTGAAACCTATCTCAACGAAAATCAAAGTATTGCCGAAGCCCTTGTAGGTCGCATGATTCTGGCCGCCCGAGCCCGTGAAGCCTCTCGTGAAGCCTCCAAAGCCGTGATGCGGAAGTCAGCCGTGAGCCATCGCCTCAACCTGCCGGGGAAACTGGCCGACTGCCAGAGCACGGATCCAACCATCAGCGAACTGTTTATCGTCGAGGGCGACTCCGCAGGCGGAACAGCCAAACAAGGCCGTGACTTAAAAAATCAGGCCATTCTTCCCATACGGGGCAAAGTGCTGAACACGGAAGAACTCACCCTGGCCAAAGTGGTTGAGAACAAAGAGCTGGCGGATGTCGTCAAAGTCTTGGGCTGTGGAGTCGGTAAAGACTTTGATCTCAAGAAACTCCGGTATCATAAAATTATTTTGTTGATGGATGCGGATATTGACGGCTATCACATCAGCACACTGTTGTTGACGTTTTTTTTCCGGCACATGCCTGATCTGATCCGGCAAGGCCACGTTTACATTGCCCAACCGCCACTCTACCGGATTGAAATCGGGAAGGAAGTCCACTGGGCCGGGACCGACGAGGAAAAGGAACGCATTGTGTCAGGAGCCCGCAGCAATGCCAATCCCACCATCAGCCGTTTCAAAGGCTTGGGCGAAATGTTTCCCCAACAGCTCAAAGTCACCACCTTGCACCCCGCCACTCGTCGCTTACTCAAAGTCGAACTGTTAGACGAACTGCAAACCGACCGGACGTTTCAGGATTTGATGGGCAAACGCACCGAGGCCCGGTATGAATTTTTAATGGCCAATGCGGGGCTGGCTGATAATCTGGACGTGTAAGAAAATTTGGGTCGGTCATCCCTGCGATCTTTGGTAGTGTTTTCTTGAACACCCCTAAATAAGACTCCTCTCAGGTTCATTTTTCTCCTGTAGCGACGGGTCGGTGACCCGTCGTCTTCATCGCACGTCGTCTTGCACCACACGTCGCCCGGCCATCCAAGATAGACGTCCCACCGGGACGTCTCTACTGCAGACCGGTTGCTTCTTCTCTTGTAGCGGCGGGTCGGTGACCCGTCGTCTTCATCGCCCGTCGTCCGGCAATCGAAAAGAGACGCCCCGGCGGGGCGTCTCCACAATTCGGAAGAGAAAAGGGTAAAAGGATAAAGGACAAAGGGTTAGGGGGTGTCCTGGGCAAGACGAAAGCCGAGGCAGTTGTGCCGGGCGTCAAGGGGTGCCCCTGAACCGGTTCGAGGACCGGAGGGCGTCTGGTGTGAAGAACCAGGCACCGCCCCGGACCACACGCAACGAACAATCTCCCCCAGTGGCTTCTAGCCAGGCAGAGCCATCCGTCGGTGCGCCCTTGTAATTCGCATGCAAGCAATCTTCCACCCATTCCCACACATTCCCGCTCATGTCATACAGCCCAAAGGCATTCGACTGTTTGCTGCCCACCTCGGCCGTCTTCCCACCTGAATTCTCAGAAAAGACTGCATAAATCCCCAGCTGGTTTTCTTCTGAAGTCCCAGCCCATGTCTCCTGCTTGGCCCCGCTACGCGCCGCATATTCCCACTCGGACTCCGTGGGCAACCGATATCGTTGGCCGGTTTCTCCCGCCAGCCACGCCGCATAGGCTCTCGCCTCCTCCCATGAAACATTGATGACTGGGCGTGGTCCACGGCCCCAGGCTTGATCATTCGGAAACGGTCTATTGGTCGCAATAGCAAACCGGTCGTATTCCTCAAAGGTGACTTCGTGTTTTCCCATGGCAAAAGCCTGTATGTTGACTTCTGGGATGAAATCAGATTCACCCCCTTGCCGATACGTGCCATTAGGAATGGGCACCATCTCGGGTGGGATATGAATGCTCACGACTAAGGATTGCACTTTCAACAGAGCCTGATGAAGTTATAGCCTTTCTGCCAGAGCCAGGTGATCACTCCCAGCATCAGCACGAAGAGGAGCCCGGCTGCCATCCACAGATGTCTAGCCCGAAGGCTGGCATCGAGAAACTCTTTGGTGAGCCCCACAGCATTGACCCCGGCCTGTTGGAAATCGTAATACTCCCGGCCGGTGGCCAGACCATCGAAACGGGGCTTGCCCATGGATGCCCATTTCTGCGCTCGGCTTTCCAACAGCGTGCGATCCACCAGCGCTTTTTTGTTGGTCTCGACATACTCCTTCAAGGCCGGCCAGGCCTCGAAGAGTTTTTCGTGGCTGATCGAGACGGTGGCTTCCTCCTTTTCGCCTTCCGTGCGCAGGAGACGTTCGGACACCAGCCGGTCGATCACCGGGTGGAGTTCGTGGGGGAATTCGCCTTTCTTTTGCCGGTTACGGGTGGGAACACCCTCTTCCTTTTGCACCTTGGCCAATGCGTGAAAGAGAATAGGCAAGGCCTTCGCGGCCTTGATGCCCAAATCCCGCTCGATGCTCGCTTCCACCTGTTTTACGTGGGCCCCGATGGCCCCGGCCACGCCGCCGATCCGGTCATAAACCGTCTCGCTTAAGGTGTGGTTCACGCGATCTTGAAAGAGACGGTCCAGCACGAAGGCCAACAGTGGCAGGTTGCCGGATTCCGCCTCGCTCTCCCGAATGAGCCGTGCGGCGAAGGTTTCGTCGATGGTGAGGCCTGCCGCCTGGGCCGGTTTCAGGACCATGTCCTGCATCATGTAGAATTTGACGGG contains:
- a CDS encoding type IIA DNA topoisomerase subunit B, with product MGKTYDASDIVVLEGIEPVRRRPAMYIGGTDKTGLHHLVWEILDNAIDEVINGYATHIIVELDKSREGLRITDNGRGIPVDKHPKHKKSALEIIMTTLHAGGKFDTGSYIHSGGLHGVGASVVNALSRHLEVQVKRDGKEWEQTYQAGVPQGPVKALGNARGTGTSVYFRPDPKIFGKTIQFDPAVLQDTLDAKAYLHKGLKLTFKDGTTGETHLFHHEQGIQEYLRKLVADRGRKTTADFVFYLERQFKNGPSGAEGGAQALKMEVALQWTDEPAEFVKSYVNGVATPNGGTHEMGLRGGIVKAARNYIDTHNLTPKGLSLQAEDIREGMAAVLSVLVLHPQFQGQTKERLNNPEVQAQVDSLVRPALETYLNENQSIAEALVGRMILAARAREASREASKAVMRKSAVSHRLNLPGKLADCQSTDPTISELFIVEGDSAGGTAKQGRDLKNQAILPIRGKVLNTEELTLAKVVENKELADVVKVLGCGVGKDFDLKKLRYHKIILLMDADIDGYHISTLLLTFFFRHMPDLIRQGHVYIAQPPLYRIEIGKEVHWAGTDEEKERIVSGARSNANPTISRFKGLGEMFPQQLKVTTLHPATRRLLKVELLDELQTDRTFQDLMGKRTEARYEFLMANAGLADNLDV
- a CDS encoding formylglycine-generating enzyme family protein, with amino-acid sequence MKVQSLVVSIHIPPEMVPIPNGTYRQGGESDFIPEVNIQAFAMGKHEVTFEEYDRFAIATNRPFPNDQAWGRGPRPVINVSWEEARAYAAWLAGETGQRYRLPTESEWEYAARSGAKQETWAGTSEENQLGIYAVFSENSGGKTAEVGSKQSNAFGLYDMSGNVWEWVEDCLHANYKGAPTDGSAWLEATGGDCSLRVVRGGAWFFTPDALRSSNRFRGTP